A part of Agromyces protaetiae genomic DNA contains:
- a CDS encoding TetR/AcrR family transcriptional regulator has protein sequence MKPGPRRSISQTDIVVAAFEILEQKGFAAVSVRGVAAALGLTPTAMYTYFASKGALLGAMVEELIAGVGENETADPGYAVDPRAYLLETALALRARLREHAGAIVLVTSGPLDGPRAVALLERLGAAYVVAGLSTDDAARAAHALLAQVFGHVAVETAWAEASGAHEPVTLWNDTPPNPITEAGVALGLRAGDDGEFERAASRTIDGWLAVGVR, from the coding sequence ATGAAACCCGGCCCCCGCCGCAGCATCAGCCAGACCGACATCGTCGTCGCCGCGTTCGAGATCCTCGAGCAGAAGGGCTTCGCCGCCGTGTCGGTGCGCGGCGTCGCTGCGGCGCTCGGCCTCACTCCGACGGCGATGTACACCTATTTCGCGTCGAAGGGCGCGTTGCTCGGCGCGATGGTCGAGGAGCTCATCGCGGGCGTCGGCGAGAATGAAACCGCTGATCCCGGTTACGCGGTCGATCCCCGCGCCTACCTGCTCGAGACCGCCCTCGCGCTCCGCGCGCGCCTGCGCGAGCACGCGGGTGCGATCGTGCTTGTGACGAGCGGTCCCCTCGACGGGCCGCGCGCCGTCGCCCTCCTCGAGCGGCTCGGCGCCGCCTACGTCGTGGCGGGCCTCTCGACCGACGATGCGGCGAGGGCGGCGCACGCGCTCCTCGCGCAGGTGTTCGGGCACGTCGCCGTCGAGACGGCGTGGGCCGAGGCATCCGGCGCTCACGAACCCGTGACCCTCTGGAACGACACCCCGCCGAACCCCATCACCGAGGCGGGCGTCGCGCTGGGGCTGCGCGCGGGCGACGACG
- a CDS encoding GNAT family N-acetyltransferase, translating to MSAFVVRPAVVADAPAIARVHWASHHEVYVDTGRVARDAVEGWPMRDRILMWTANAAISSGVYPPPEGFRMMGVRVAEVDGEIVGFASTSEPRAADVSVSDVSAADPDRPRPLSLDAIYVLEAHHGSGVGQALLDASIGDRPAFLWVLDDNPRAQAFYLRNRFAPDGTEKFDEFWKVQEVRWVR from the coding sequence GTGAGCGCGTTCGTCGTGCGCCCGGCGGTCGTCGCCGACGCGCCCGCGATCGCGCGCGTGCACTGGGCCTCCCACCATGAGGTCTATGTCGACACCGGCCGGGTCGCGCGCGACGCCGTCGAGGGCTGGCCGATGCGCGACCGCATCCTCATGTGGACGGCGAACGCCGCGATCTCGTCGGGCGTGTATCCGCCGCCCGAGGGGTTCAGGATGATGGGCGTGCGCGTCGCCGAGGTCGACGGCGAGATCGTCGGCTTCGCGAGCACGAGCGAGCCGCGAGCGGCGGATGTCTCAGTCTCGGATGTCTCGGCCGCCGACCCCGACCGCCCGCGACCGCTCTCGCTCGACGCGATCTACGTGCTCGAAGCGCACCACGGGTCGGGGGTCGGCCAGGCGCTCCTCGACGCGTCGATCGGCGACCGCCCGGCGTTCCTGTGGGTGCTCGACGACAACCCGCGGGCGCAGGCCTTCTACCTGCGCAATAGGTTCGCGCCCGACGGCACGGAGAAGTTCGACGAGTTCTGGAAGGTGCAAGAGGTCCGCTGGGTGCGGTGA
- a CDS encoding glutathione peroxidase: MDGSTTSLGDFAGQTVLIVNVASRCGLAPQYEKLEALQKEYGDRGFTVIGFPSNQFLQELGTNEAVAEYCSTTWGVTFPVVDRVLLNGRKAHPLYTELKKTPDAEGKAGRVTWNFEKFLVAPDRTVTRFRPKTEPDAPEVIAAIEAALEDAAA; the protein is encoded by the coding sequence ATGGACGGCAGCACGACTTCCCTCGGCGACTTCGCCGGGCAGACGGTGCTCATCGTCAACGTCGCCTCCCGTTGCGGCCTCGCGCCGCAGTACGAGAAGCTCGAGGCGCTGCAGAAGGAGTACGGCGACCGCGGCTTCACCGTCATCGGGTTCCCGTCGAACCAGTTCCTGCAGGAGCTCGGCACGAACGAGGCCGTCGCCGAATACTGCTCGACGACGTGGGGCGTGACGTTCCCCGTCGTCGACCGCGTGCTCCTCAACGGCCGCAAGGCGCACCCGCTCTACACCGAGCTCAAGAAGACGCCCGACGCCGAGGGCAAGGCCGGTCGCGTGACCTGGAACTTCGAGAAGTTCCTCGTCGCGCCCGACCGCACCGTCACGCGGTTCCGGCCGAAGACCGAGCCCGACGCGCCCGAGGTCATCGCCGCCATCGAGGCGGCGCTCGAAGACGCGGCGGCATAG
- a CDS encoding helix-turn-helix transcriptional regulator yields MLTVDGDQYAFRHALVREAILADLLPGERARFHAAYAEAYERRAAAGSRRLAAEISFHWLGANDAVRAFPATIQAMREARGAAAYATAAQLGERAIALWDVVPDAEALAGVDRIEFMGRTASYLRNAGESERALALIKAAIAEAPDGSVHVPRLLRDQAIVLGSLGKPGTVELLRDALARIAAFDQTVPEVRDLHAAIMTALAGRLMIAGEIDAAVEIGDESYDLAVEIGALRSASVARNIASISRISRGEVAEGLEGLEEAHDLAGTDGTALLRYWVNVSDTRSLIGDHEQAVRLAEAGLEIAREQGVERSSGVLLAANAAEPLIALGEWDRAQALVERGLSLDPPPPFKAYLQRARLVAALWSGDVEAAVAGLRAVYPMMAKVADVEVQTRFGLGRLAAEILLEGGDLAGAWREASIALDGPAAQHVGYVALHLWPAARVLGEAGRDPARAAAAGLDVSALAGFEGDVLSRLDEIAVWPTHTLWSAFVRAELAHGPREAVEAWRTAVAAAEASQAFVYLAPYARFRLAEALLEAGDRQAARMELQAAADLADERGVGLVRRHVDRLAQAAGLALATRESGDDEASAEPSTNDVAPEASDLDDLTARERQVLDLIAEGLSNKQIGERLFISGKTASVHVSAILRKLGASSRTEAAVRARGVTVAE; encoded by the coding sequence GTGCTCACGGTCGACGGCGACCAGTACGCATTCCGGCACGCGCTCGTGCGCGAGGCGATCCTCGCCGACCTCCTGCCGGGCGAGCGGGCGCGCTTCCACGCCGCCTACGCCGAGGCGTACGAGCGGCGGGCGGCCGCGGGATCGCGGCGGCTCGCCGCCGAGATCTCCTTCCACTGGCTCGGCGCGAACGACGCCGTGCGGGCGTTCCCCGCGACGATCCAGGCGATGCGCGAAGCACGCGGCGCCGCGGCATACGCGACCGCGGCGCAGCTCGGCGAGCGGGCGATCGCCCTCTGGGACGTCGTGCCCGACGCCGAGGCGCTCGCCGGCGTGGACCGCATCGAGTTCATGGGTCGTACAGCCTCCTACCTCCGCAACGCGGGCGAGAGCGAGCGGGCGCTCGCCCTCATCAAGGCCGCGATCGCCGAAGCTCCCGACGGATCGGTGCACGTGCCGCGGCTCCTGCGCGACCAGGCGATCGTGCTCGGCAGCCTCGGCAAACCCGGGACGGTCGAACTCCTCCGCGACGCGCTCGCCCGCATCGCCGCGTTCGACCAGACCGTGCCCGAGGTGCGCGACCTGCACGCCGCGATCATGACCGCGCTCGCCGGCCGGCTCATGATCGCGGGCGAGATCGACGCCGCCGTCGAGATCGGCGACGAGTCGTACGACCTCGCCGTCGAGATCGGCGCGCTCCGGTCGGCGTCGGTCGCGCGCAACATCGCCTCGATCAGCCGCATCTCGCGCGGAGAGGTCGCCGAAGGCCTCGAAGGGCTCGAAGAGGCGCACGACCTCGCGGGCACCGACGGCACCGCGCTCCTGCGGTACTGGGTCAACGTGAGCGACACCCGCAGCCTCATCGGCGACCACGAGCAGGCCGTCCGGCTCGCCGAGGCCGGGCTCGAGATCGCGCGCGAACAGGGCGTCGAGCGCAGCTCGGGTGTCCTCCTCGCCGCGAACGCCGCCGAGCCGCTCATCGCGCTCGGCGAGTGGGATCGCGCCCAAGCGCTCGTCGAACGCGGGCTGAGCCTCGACCCGCCGCCGCCGTTCAAGGCCTACCTGCAGCGGGCACGGCTCGTCGCGGCGCTCTGGAGCGGCGACGTCGAGGCCGCCGTCGCCGGGCTGCGGGCCGTCTACCCGATGATGGCGAAGGTCGCCGACGTCGAAGTGCAGACGCGGTTCGGCCTCGGGCGGCTCGCCGCCGAGATCCTGCTCGAGGGCGGCGATCTCGCCGGGGCCTGGCGCGAAGCGTCGATCGCGCTCGACGGACCGGCCGCACAGCACGTCGGCTACGTCGCGCTGCACCTCTGGCCGGCTGCGCGAGTGCTCGGCGAGGCGGGTCGCGACCCGGCGCGCGCGGCAGCGGCGGGGTTGGATGTCTCGGCGCTCGCCGGGTTCGAGGGCGACGTGCTCTCGCGGCTCGACGAGATCGCAGTGTGGCCGACGCATACGCTGTGGTCGGCGTTCGTGCGGGCCGAGCTCGCGCACGGGCCGCGTGAAGCGGTCGAAGCGTGGCGGACCGCGGTCGCCGCGGCGGAAGCGTCCCAGGCGTTCGTCTACCTCGCCCCCTACGCGCGGTTCCGTCTCGCCGAGGCGCTCCTCGAGGCGGGCGACCGGCAGGCGGCGCGTATGGAGTTGCAGGCTGCCGCCGACCTCGCCGACGAGCGCGGGGTCGGACTCGTGCGGCGACACGTCGACCGGCTCGCGCAGGCCGCGGGGCTCGCGCTCGCGACGCGGGAATCGGGCGACGACGAGGCATCCGCCGAACCGTCGACGAACGACGTCGCGCCCGAGGCATCCGACCTCGACGACCTCACCGCGCGCGAACGGCAGGTGCTCGACCTCATCGCCGAAGGGCTCAGCAACAAGCAGATCGGCGAGCGGCTGTTCATCAGCGGCAAGACCGCGAGCGTGCACGTGTCGGCGATCCTGAGAAAACTCGGGGCATCTTCGCGCACCGAGGCCGCCGTGCGTGCGCGCGGGGTTACGGTGGCTGAGTGA